A genome region from Aerosakkonema funiforme FACHB-1375 includes the following:
- a CDS encoding Crp/Fnr family transcriptional regulator, whose product MTISERILEVKQFLKQTPIFRDVADEQLAALANIGILQSYKKGETLFWEGDEGTGFFIVKSGRIKVFKVASAGKEQILHIFGADEHFAEVPAFDGGHFPASAAALENSEVVFIPRAAFLMVLQQHPILAIAMLGTFARHLRRLAHLVDTLSFKEVPERLANYLLNLSDRNNKADVIELDLPKGQLAALLGTIPETLSRAFYKLSQEGAIEVDGTTVRLCDRDRLSQRGQNK is encoded by the coding sequence ATGACTATTAGCGAACGTATTTTAGAAGTCAAACAGTTTTTGAAACAAACGCCGATTTTTCGGGATGTCGCTGATGAGCAATTGGCTGCTTTAGCGAATATAGGGATTCTCCAGAGTTATAAAAAAGGGGAAACGCTATTTTGGGAGGGAGATGAAGGAACTGGATTTTTTATCGTCAAATCGGGACGCATTAAGGTTTTTAAAGTAGCGAGCGCTGGGAAAGAACAAATTTTGCATATTTTCGGCGCTGACGAACATTTTGCAGAAGTACCTGCTTTCGATGGCGGTCATTTTCCGGCATCGGCGGCTGCACTGGAAAATTCAGAGGTTGTATTTATTCCCAGAGCCGCTTTTTTGATGGTTTTGCAGCAACATCCGATACTGGCGATCGCTATGTTGGGAACTTTTGCCCGACACTTGCGACGATTGGCGCATTTAGTGGATACTCTTTCTTTTAAAGAAGTGCCCGAACGGTTAGCAAATTATTTGTTAAATTTGAGCGATCGCAATAACAAAGCCGATGTCATTGAATTGGATTTACCGAAAGGACAACTGGCTGCACTGTTGGGAACTATTCCAGAAACGCTCTCTCGCGCCTTTTATAAACTCAGTCAAGAAGGAGCGATCGAGGTCGATGGGACGACTGTGCGATTGTGCGATCGCGATCGACTCTCCCAGCGAGGACAGAATAAATAA